A region of Elusimicrobiota bacterium DNA encodes the following proteins:
- a CDS encoding glycosyltransferase family 4 protein has translation MKILHILDEPWDSGLTSYGLAAARSLQILGHAVWVAARPGLAAARQAGEMGLPLFPWGSALALRGRAGGAGFDVVNAHTGRGHSLGFFLTRFRPTALVRTRGEARRVVPRPGQGFLFRQTDAVIAASKTLAEVYGARFPFLMDKVSVVYPGMEMPPATPEPPGPLRIGILGRLDPVKGHLHFLEAVGQMKDRLGDEVFLIAGENKQTTLADLEKQVRRLGLERWVRFLGRVPDAGVFMESCHIGVIASVESEAVSRAALEWLARGRPLVATQVGALPEMVLNGDNGFLVPPRNATGLARTIRLLMDDADRRKKMGGRARRTAETRFGFDRLGRETESVYRAAVARRRGTSA, from the coding sequence GTGAAAATTCTCCATATTCTCGATGAGCCCTGGGATTCGGGCCTCACGTCCTACGGTCTCGCGGCCGCCCGGTCGCTCCAGATTTTGGGGCACGCGGTGTGGGTGGCGGCCCGGCCCGGGTTGGCCGCCGCGCGGCAGGCGGGAGAGATGGGATTGCCCCTCTTCCCCTGGGGATCGGCCTTGGCCCTCCGTGGGCGGGCGGGCGGGGCCGGTTTTGACGTGGTGAACGCCCACACGGGGCGGGGCCACAGTCTTGGATTTTTCCTCACGCGGTTCCGCCCTACCGCGCTGGTTCGCACCCGGGGGGAAGCCCGCCGGGTGGTCCCCCGTCCCGGGCAGGGGTTTCTCTTCCGACAAACGGATGCCGTCATCGCGGCGTCCAAAACCCTGGCGGAGGTCTATGGGGCGCGGTTTCCCTTTCTTATGGACAAAGTGTCTGTGGTCTACCCGGGGATGGAAATGCCCCCCGCGACCCCGGAACCCCCGGGGCCGCTCCGCATCGGAATACTGGGCCGGTTGGACCCCGTCAAAGGACATCTCCATTTCCTGGAGGCCGTGGGGCAAATGAAGGACCGATTGGGGGACGAGGTGTTTTTGATCGCCGGCGAGAACAAACAAACGACCCTGGCTGATTTGGAAAAGCAAGTCCGGCGGTTGGGGCTGGAACGCTGGGTGCGATTTTTGGGGCGGGTTCCGGACGCCGGGGTGTTTATGGAGTCGTGCCACATCGGCGTGATCGCCTCGGTGGAGAGCGAGGCGGTGAGCCGGGCCGCCCTGGAGTGGTTGGCCCGGGGTCGGCCTCTGGTGGCCACCCAGGTCGGAGCGCTACCGGAAATGGTCTTGAACGGAGACAACGGGTTTTTGGTCCCGCCCCGGAACGCCACCGGGCTGGCGCGGACGATCCGGCTTTTGATGGACGACGCCGACCGGCGAAAGAAAATGGGGGGCCGCGCTCGACGCACGGCCGAAACCCGTTTCGGGTTCGACCGCCTGGGGCGGGAAACGGAGAGCGTCTACCGGGCGGCCGTGGCCCGACGGAGGGGAACCTCCGCGTGA
- a CDS encoding glycosyltransferase family 9 protein, which yields MNPARVLVIRLSSLGDVLLTTPVLAALKTAWPGARLTVLTKGAFAPVFQGNPYAEDVAVFEDRGLWGWAREIRRRKYDVLIDLHDTPRSRVWTFLSNAPCRVRYDKRAGARRTLVWFKRESPRLAGGIVDRYQEPLVPLGVIPADGIPKLYIRAEEKLSADWERRLGPGPFLALAPGALHATKRWFPDRFAEAADRLAGERGWPVVLLGAAADQDAAEGVLRSLHGPAQSLVGQTSLREMMLVLNRSALLLTNDSGAMHVGAALGVPTVAVFGPTVKPFGFFPTAPWASVVETPGLACRPCSVHGSRRCPLGHFLCMGDVTADRVVAAGQALLKTFPKDRVS from the coding sequence ATGAACCCGGCTCGCGTCCTCGTGATCCGTCTTTCTTCTCTCGGCGATGTTCTTTTAACCACCCCCGTATTGGCCGCGCTCAAAACCGCCTGGCCCGGGGCTCGGCTGACGGTTCTCACCAAGGGGGCCTTTGCCCCCGTTTTCCAAGGAAACCCTTATGCGGAGGACGTGGCGGTGTTCGAAGATCGAGGCCTGTGGGGTTGGGCCCGTGAAATCCGGCGGAGAAAGTATGACGTGTTGATCGATTTGCACGACACTCCCCGTTCGAGGGTTTGGACGTTCCTTTCCAATGCCCCCTGTCGCGTTCGCTACGACAAACGAGCGGGGGCGCGCCGGACCCTGGTGTGGTTCAAACGCGAGTCTCCCCGCCTGGCCGGGGGGATCGTGGACCGGTATCAGGAACCGTTGGTCCCCCTCGGGGTCATCCCCGCCGACGGAATTCCGAAACTTTATATTCGAGCGGAAGAAAAACTGTCGGCCGATTGGGAGCGTCGGCTGGGCCCGGGCCCTTTCCTGGCTCTGGCCCCCGGCGCCCTGCACGCGACGAAACGCTGGTTCCCCGACCGGTTCGCCGAGGCCGCGGACCGGCTGGCCGGGGAACGGGGCTGGCCCGTGGTTCTTCTGGGCGCCGCGGCGGACCAGGACGCGGCGGAGGGAGTGTTGCGTTCCCTTCACGGCCCTGCCCAGAGCCTCGTGGGCCAAACGTCCCTGCGGGAGATGATGCTGGTTCTGAATCGTTCCGCCCTTCTGCTCACGAACGATTCGGGGGCCATGCACGTGGGCGCGGCCCTCGGCGTCCCCACCGTCGCGGTCTTCGGTCCCACCGTAAAACCTTTCGGCTTTTTTCCGACGGCGCCTTGGGCGTCCGTCGTGGAAACCCCGGGGCTGGCCTGCCGGCCCTGTTCGGTGCACGGGTCCAGGCGTTGCCCCCTGGGTCACTTCCTCTGCATGGGGGACGTGACGGCGGATCGCGTGGTGGCGGCGGGCCAGGCGCTTCTGAAAACATTTCCAAAGGATCGCGTTTCGTGA
- a CDS encoding 3-deoxy-D-manno-octulosonic acid transferase — MRALPARFPGVPRLLTTTTVHGKELALRLGVADVVRLAPIDRPGAVRRVIGRGRPRAVVLVETELWPHWLRAFAAEKIPVVVVNGRISDGAFPLYYRLRRPLSSLLSTLTRVGVQSPTHASRFLQLGARPEAVAITGNLKFDLPLPDPGRRPALRKVYGFSDEDPVWVLGSTHPGEEAAALEAFAELRREWPSLRLVAAPRHVERAAEVRTIFSARGFRTALRSQLSSSAGLVDVLVLDTVGELAEIYGLATVVFVGGSLVRRGGQNPLEPARWGVPVVFGPHMENFREIVSLFRENRAAVEIKDPGGLADAVAGLLRSADRRASLGQAARALADSQRGALEANLNLLQEALSIPPDQIGRSKRPCGGC; from the coding sequence TTGCGCGCTCTGCCGGCCCGCTTCCCCGGTGTTCCGCGCCTCTTGACCACCACCACCGTCCACGGAAAAGAATTGGCCCTGAGACTGGGCGTGGCCGACGTGGTTCGCCTGGCCCCCATCGATCGCCCGGGCGCGGTTCGGCGGGTGATCGGGCGAGGGCGCCCGCGCGCCGTGGTGTTGGTCGAAACAGAACTCTGGCCCCATTGGCTCCGGGCCTTCGCGGCGGAAAAAATCCCCGTGGTTGTGGTGAACGGACGAATTTCCGACGGAGCGTTTCCGCTTTATTATCGATTGAGGAGGCCCCTCTCCTCCCTGTTGTCCACCTTGACCCGCGTCGGCGTCCAGAGCCCCACCCACGCCTCCCGGTTTCTCCAGTTGGGCGCCCGCCCAGAAGCGGTGGCCATCACGGGGAACCTCAAATTCGACCTCCCCCTTCCGGACCCCGGCCGACGTCCCGCGCTCCGGAAAGTCTATGGTTTTTCCGATGAAGATCCTGTCTGGGTTCTCGGAAGCACCCACCCCGGGGAGGAGGCCGCCGCCCTCGAGGCCTTCGCGGAGCTCCGCCGGGAGTGGCCCTCCCTCCGACTGGTGGCGGCGCCGCGGCACGTGGAACGGGCCGCCGAGGTGCGCACGATCTTCTCTGCACGGGGGTTCCGCACGGCGCTCCGCTCCCAGCTTTCATCGTCGGCGGGACTGGTGGACGTGCTGGTCTTGGACACGGTGGGGGAGTTGGCGGAAATTTATGGGTTGGCGACGGTGGTCTTTGTGGGGGGGAGCCTGGTCCGCCGGGGCGGGCAGAACCCCCTGGAACCCGCCCGTTGGGGCGTGCCCGTGGTCTTCGGGCCCCACATGGAGAATTTCCGGGAAATCGTTTCTCTTTTTCGGGAAAACCGAGCCGCGGTTGAAATCAAAGATCCGGGCGGCCTCGCGGACGCCGTGGCCGGTCTCCTCCGTTCCGCCGATCGGCGGGCCTCTTTGGGCCAGGCGGCGCGGGCCCTGGCGGACAGCCAGCGCGGGGCCCTGGAAGCGAACCTGAATCTGCTTCAGGAAGCCCTGTCCATTCCGCCGGACCAAATCGGGCGATCCAAGCGGCCCTGTGGCGGATGTTGA
- a CDS encoding lysophospholipid acyltransferase family protein, with protein MVHFIGRSSKLRTTLSPGLRERLERGLPVIYAFWHRYQLLMLFEHRNRGVPVLVSQSRDGELIAKALHRFGFETVRGSSSRGGGSAFLKMVDIVRAGRSVAFTPDGPRGPFQSIQPGVLALAAKTGAPIVPIAWAGSRTKELKSWDRFLIPYPFAHYSVVYGDPLFIVEAGPWAEDRLRSALIAVETEARHRLEEDSPC; from the coding sequence GTGGTCCACTTCATCGGCCGGTCCTCCAAACTTCGAACGACCCTCTCCCCGGGGCTCCGCGAACGGTTGGAGCGAGGTCTCCCGGTGATCTATGCGTTCTGGCACCGATATCAACTTTTGATGCTTTTTGAACATCGGAATCGGGGAGTCCCCGTGTTAGTGAGCCAAAGTCGCGATGGGGAGTTGATCGCCAAGGCCTTGCATCGGTTCGGGTTCGAAACCGTGAGGGGTTCCTCCAGCCGAGGCGGGGGAAGCGCTTTCTTGAAAATGGTGGATATCGTTCGCGCCGGCCGTTCCGTCGCCTTTACCCCGGACGGGCCCCGGGGCCCGTTCCAGTCCATCCAGCCCGGCGTGCTGGCCCTGGCCGCCAAAACCGGGGCGCCCATCGTGCCCATTGCCTGGGCCGGAAGCCGGACCAAAGAGCTGAAAAGTTGGGACCGTTTCCTCATCCCTTATCCCTTCGCTCATTACAGCGTCGTTTATGGCGATCCTTTGTTCATCGTCGAGGCGGGGCCGTGGGCGGAAGACCGGTTGCGATCGGCCTTGATCGCTGTTGAGACCGAAGCTCGTCACCGGTTGGAGGAGGATTCCCCATGCTGA
- the secF gene encoding protein translocase subunit SecF produces MEFFRTPHFKYISNRKYFFWLSGALGVMTVVSLLTRGPNLSIDFTGGTLVEATFTKAAVSIGDVRKALAQAGLKDPQLQSVPGQNTVIIRFKSEEGLKQELATQIESALAKAFPDNPVDKNRTRAEYVGPVVGQHLVGQAMLAIFSSMLGIALYVAFRFKSLVWGVSGVIALVHDVFLTVGFLSLFNREISITVVAALLTLAGYSINDTIVIFDRIRENIRLRGRTKEPLDILIDRSCNETLSRTIITSLTVFLVLISLLVFGGEVIRDFSLALTFGVVIGSYSTIFIASPIVYLWVTRRNKTLR; encoded by the coding sequence ATGGAATTCTTCCGAACCCCTCACTTCAAATACATTTCTAACCGGAAATATTTTTTCTGGCTGTCCGGCGCGCTGGGGGTTATGACGGTGGTCTCGCTCCTGACTCGCGGCCCCAACTTGAGCATTGATTTCACGGGGGGAACCCTGGTGGAAGCGACTTTCACGAAGGCGGCCGTCTCCATTGGCGATGTTCGGAAGGCCTTGGCCCAGGCGGGGCTGAAAGATCCCCAGCTCCAAAGCGTGCCCGGACAGAATACCGTGATCATTCGCTTCAAATCCGAGGAAGGTCTTAAGCAAGAGTTGGCGACGCAGATCGAATCCGCCTTGGCCAAAGCCTTTCCAGACAACCCCGTGGACAAGAACCGCACCCGGGCCGAATACGTAGGTCCCGTGGTTGGACAACATTTGGTGGGCCAGGCGATGTTGGCGATTTTCTCCTCCATGTTGGGGATCGCCCTTTACGTGGCGTTTCGTTTCAAGAGCCTCGTGTGGGGCGTTTCCGGGGTCATCGCTCTGGTGCATGATGTCTTTTTGACGGTGGGGTTCCTTTCTTTATTTAATAGGGAAATTTCCATCACCGTGGTGGCGGCGCTATTAACTTTGGCCGGCTATTCCATCAACGACACCATCGTCATTTTCGACCGTATACGCGAGAATATTCGTTTGCGCGGCCGGACAAAGGAACCCCTGGATATCCTGATCGACCGATCTTGCAACGAAACCCTTTCCCGTACCATCATCACGTCCCTGACCGTGTTCTTGGTCCTGATCTCCCTGTTGGTTTTCGGCGGTGAAGTGATTCGGGACTTCTCCTTGGCCCTCACCTTCGGCGTGGTGATCGGGTCTTACTCCACCATTTTCATCGCTTCCCCCATCGTTTACCTTTGGGTGACGCGGCGGAACAAGACGCTCCGTTGA
- the secD gene encoding protein translocase subunit SecD: MHKAYWKSVFILIALLIGGAFLYPSFRFYSQPLADQQAMRERRNPLVNKILNLGLDLQGGIHLLLELQTDKLPDDRPETLREAIERAIEVVRNRIDQFGLSEPLIVRQGEKWIVVQLPGVKDREQAKDLIGRTALLEFRIVDSGGVPEALLKKARELGLGAKDLRPGKMPGALEGLIPPGTELLAGKEASFYLVKSSAEMTGSALKNARVEMGNDYSGVAPHVALEFGDEGAKQFAQVTEANVNRNLAIVLDGVVQSAPVIRTAIRDGHAIIEGQFTAEDAKFLKSVLQAGALPAPLEIIEERTVGATLGEDSIKGGLLAGAVGLGLIFIFMAAYYKWSGMLANLALLLNLFLLLAAMAAFHATLTMPGIAGIILTLGMAVDANVLILERMREESHLGKSPRLVVEQGYDKAFSAILDGNLTTIIAAVFLFQFGTGPVKGFGISLTLGLLVSMFTAIIVTHTVYDLWLMHRRVEKLSV; the protein is encoded by the coding sequence ATGCACAAAGCGTATTGGAAGTCGGTTTTCATTCTCATCGCTCTGCTGATCGGCGGGGCGTTCCTCTATCCCTCCTTCCGCTTTTATTCCCAACCGTTGGCGGACCAGCAAGCCATGCGGGAGCGGCGGAACCCGCTCGTCAATAAAATCCTCAATCTGGGGTTGGACCTCCAGGGGGGCATCCATCTGCTCCTGGAACTCCAAACCGACAAACTCCCCGACGACCGTCCTGAAACGCTCCGCGAAGCCATTGAGCGCGCCATCGAAGTTGTTCGCAACCGCATCGACCAATTTGGCTTGTCCGAGCCCCTCATCGTCCGACAGGGGGAAAAGTGGATCGTGGTTCAGCTTCCCGGCGTGAAAGACCGGGAACAGGCGAAGGATTTGATCGGCCGCACGGCGCTCCTGGAGTTCCGCATCGTGGATTCGGGCGGGGTTCCGGAAGCCCTTTTAAAGAAGGCCCGCGAGCTGGGCCTGGGGGCCAAAGACCTCCGGCCTGGGAAAATGCCCGGCGCCCTGGAAGGTCTGATTCCCCCGGGGACGGAGTTGTTGGCGGGCAAGGAAGCCTCCTTTTATCTGGTGAAATCCTCCGCGGAGATGACGGGCTCGGCGCTGAAGAACGCCCGGGTGGAGATGGGGAACGATTATTCGGGCGTGGCGCCCCACGTGGCCCTTGAATTTGGCGACGAAGGGGCCAAGCAGTTCGCGCAGGTCACGGAGGCCAACGTCAACCGGAATTTGGCCATTGTTTTGGATGGCGTGGTGCAAAGCGCCCCGGTGATCCGCACGGCCATCCGGGACGGCCACGCGATCATCGAGGGCCAATTCACCGCCGAAGACGCGAAGTTCCTTAAATCCGTCCTTCAGGCGGGCGCTCTCCCTGCGCCGCTGGAAATCATCGAGGAACGCACCGTGGGGGCCACCCTGGGGGAAGACTCCATTAAGGGCGGTCTCCTGGCCGGGGCCGTGGGCCTGGGACTCATCTTTATCTTTATGGCGGCCTATTACAAATGGTCCGGGATGCTGGCGAACTTAGCCCTCCTGCTGAACCTCTTCTTGCTTTTGGCGGCCATGGCCGCCTTCCACGCCACGCTCACCATGCCGGGCATCGCGGGAATCATCCTCACCCTGGGCATGGCGGTGGACGCCAACGTTCTCATCTTGGAGCGTATGCGGGAGGAAAGCCATTTGGGAAAAAGTCCGCGCCTCGTGGTGGAGCAAGGCTACGACAAGGCCTTCTCCGCCATCCTGGACGGCAACCTCACCACGATCATCGCCGCTGTTTTCCTCTTTCAATTCGGCACGGGCCCGGTGAAAGGGTTCGGTATCAGCTTAACCCTCGGTCTCTTAGTCTCCATGTTCACGGCCATCATTGTGACCCACACGGTCTATGACCTGTGGCTCATGCATCGCCGCGTGGAAAAGTTGAGCGTGTAA
- the yajC gene encoding preprotein translocase subunit YajC → MRLFIFAVSLFGVQPLWAAPSGGAPSGGLMSFAPLLAILGIFYFLLIRPQQKQAKEHQRMVNDLKRGDRILTQGGLYGSVQSVKGKVIEVKISEETKVLIDKSYVAKVVQNDPASEIEPAVNGSKTA, encoded by the coding sequence ATGCGCCTGTTCATTTTCGCCGTTTCGTTGTTTGGAGTTCAACCGCTCTGGGCCGCGCCCTCGGGCGGCGCTCCGTCCGGCGGGCTCATGAGCTTCGCCCCTTTGCTCGCCATCCTGGGCATTTTTTATTTCCTCCTCATCCGACCCCAACAGAAACAGGCCAAGGAACACCAGCGCATGGTCAACGACCTGAAGCGGGGCGACCGAATTTTGACCCAAGGTGGCCTCTACGGCTCGGTCCAATCCGTGAAGGGGAAAGTCATCGAGGTCAAGATTTCCGAGGAAACCAAGGTGTTGATCGACAAAAGCTACGTGGCGAAAGTCGTTCAGAACGACCCCGCCTCCGAAATCGAACCGGCCGTGAACGGTTCCAAGACCGCCTAG
- the tgt gene encoding tRNA guanosine(34) transglycosylase Tgt yields MRLAHAEVETPVFMPVGTQASVKTLISEDLEALGYRLILGNTYHLWLRPGIDVLEEAGGLHSFMSWKGGLLTDSGGFQVFSLANRRTVEEEGVEFASHVDGARHRLTPENVAQAQMRMGVDIAMCLDECPPYPCSEAEARDMMDRTLRWAARAKEVWSQRSEAHRNTHLFPIVQGATFAALRGESARRTVALDFPGYALGGLSVGEPRNLLGPMIEASVAELPKDKPRYLMGVGRPEDMLEAVERGIDMFDCVWPTRNGRNGQALTSQGPLNLRTNACRRDDRPVDEACSCPVCRRYSRRYIAHLFRAGEYAALRLLSLHNLAFMLDFTRRIRQSIFDGGFSNFKNGFLDRYHAGSLTRSAAP; encoded by the coding sequence CTGCGTTTGGCCCACGCGGAAGTGGAAACCCCCGTCTTCATGCCGGTCGGCACCCAAGCTTCCGTCAAAACTCTCATATCGGAGGATCTCGAAGCCCTCGGCTACCGCCTGATTCTGGGGAACACCTACCACCTCTGGCTACGTCCCGGCATCGACGTCCTTGAGGAAGCGGGCGGGCTCCATTCTTTTATGTCCTGGAAAGGGGGACTCTTGACGGACTCCGGCGGGTTTCAGGTTTTCTCCCTGGCCAACCGGCGGACGGTGGAAGAGGAGGGGGTGGAGTTTGCCTCCCACGTGGACGGCGCCCGGCACCGATTGACGCCGGAAAACGTGGCCCAGGCCCAAATGCGGATGGGGGTTGACATCGCCATGTGTTTGGACGAATGCCCGCCCTACCCCTGCTCCGAGGCCGAGGCGCGGGACATGATGGACCGAACGCTCCGCTGGGCGGCCCGGGCCAAGGAGGTTTGGAGCCAGCGAAGCGAGGCCCATCGAAACACCCACCTCTTCCCCATCGTCCAGGGCGCCACCTTCGCCGCCCTTCGGGGGGAAAGCGCCCGCCGAACGGTGGCGTTGGATTTCCCGGGTTACGCCCTGGGCGGTTTGTCCGTGGGAGAACCCCGGAACCTTCTGGGCCCCATGATCGAAGCCAGCGTGGCGGAGCTTCCCAAAGACAAGCCGCGTTATCTGATGGGCGTGGGGCGCCCCGAAGACATGTTGGAAGCCGTGGAACGGGGGATCGATATGTTCGACTGCGTGTGGCCCACGCGGAACGGGCGGAACGGCCAGGCCCTCACTTCCCAAGGACCGCTTAATCTCCGCACCAACGCCTGCCGGCGGGACGATCGCCCGGTGGACGAGGCCTGTTCCTGCCCCGTCTGCCGCCGCTACAGTCGCCGCTACATCGCTCATTTGTTCCGGGCCGGGGAATACGCCGCCCTCCGCCTCCTGTCTTTACACAATTTGGCCTTTATGTTAGACTTCACGCGCCGCATCCGTCAATCGATTTTCGACGGCGGTTTTTCGAATTTCAAGAACGGCTTTTTGGATCGTTACCACGCCGGAAGCCTCACACGTTCCGCCGCTCCCTAG